CGTCGCGATGCTCTTCGAGCACGCGTTCGACCTCGTTCGGCGAGACGTTTTCTCCGCCGCTTACGATCAGGTCGTCGAGCCGCCCGGAGACCTCGAGCGCACGATCTTCACCGAGCCGTCCGATGTCGCCGGTTGCGAGCCAGCCGCGTCGGAACGCCGCGCGGTCCGCAGCCGGATTGCGCAGATAGCCGCGTGCCACGCCGGGTCCGCGAACGAGGATCTGTCCCCAGCCGCCGGCGTGCTCGCCGTTCTCGATCGGCTCGATGCGGATATCCACGCCGTCGAGCGCCTTGCCGGTCCTACCCTGCGCCGCGTAGATGCTGCCCGGTTCGCCTGTTGCGATCTGCGAGCATGCCTCGGTCATGCCGTACGTGGCGGCGACCGGCAGGCCGCGGTCGAGTGCGCGCCTTGCGAGCACGGCCGGCAGTGCTGCACCGCCGACGAGCACCGCGCGAACGCGCGCCGACACGTCGAACGTGTGCTCGAGAACGCGGTGGAGCATCGTCGGCACGAGCGAAATCATCGTCGCGTCGCCGCGCGTAAGGACAGCGGCGCAGCGTGCGGCATCGAATCCGTCTTCCAGGACCACGGTGCTTCCTTCGAGCGCGGAGCGCGCGAGGATCGAAAGCCCACCGACGTGGAAGAGCGGCATCGTGGCAAGCCACGTATCGCCGGCGCCATGACCGAGCCGCCGGCGCGATCCGTCGGCGCTCGCCGCGAAATTGGCGTTTGTCAGC
The sequence above is drawn from the Candidatus Limnocylindrales bacterium genome and encodes:
- the menE gene encoding o-succinylbenzoate--CoA ligase — its product is MTAALKTPWLADRARERPDDVALCCDGERISWSSLAARAESLAEGFSRLGVGRGDIVAVRSAPSPEMVAALHAVQRLGAAMLPVNTRLARPEAERILSHALPRLLVDTISGERADPGDVRVVDSFADVARAGARSSCVPARIDGDAALAVVFTSGTTGAPKGVVLTNANFAASADGSRRRLGHGAGDTWLATMPLFHVGGLSILARSALEGSTVVLEDGFDAARCAAVLTRGDATMISLVPTMLHRVLEHTFDVSARVRAVLVGGAALPAVLARRALDRGLPVAATYGMTEACSQIATGEPGSIYAAQGRTGKALDGVDIRIEPIENGEHAGGWGQILVRGPGVARGYLRNPAADRAAFRRGWLATGDIGRLGEDRALEVSGRLDDLIVSGGENVSPNEVERVLEEHRDVAESMVIGEPDDEWGQKIVALVVLRRTGVPPPEDEIRGWCRGRLAAYKIPREVRVVGDLPRNATGKLLRKRA